From the genome of Azospira restricta, one region includes:
- a CDS encoding lipopolysaccharide biosynthesis protein: protein MKHLAGGATIYGMVVVASRLGWFILLPVYWKFLTPTDFGVIGIVILTQGFLVPVLGLGLHDAVQRYYPEWSEEQRRERLGTIWFGIVAWSLAVCLSLTIAHRVFNLVFEKVDSVPFFLVGLWTAFFMTLVALPLSVLRIRGEVKQFSYITAGVFLTQSAASVMMVAGFSMGAAGYLLGGLIGAACWAVGLSAHYWRGAVAAWRARNLRELLSYSLPMVPATILDGTISLFDRYFLDKHVPLATIGLYNVANQFGSAVVVVNQGLKSAWIPFLYRVMHDRKDAPAIVGLFSFYYVALLLPPALLVALLSREIIAVFDERYLESYAFVPWIVLTVYLQAVTTAMGRGLDLSKKNALWPVISAVQVAASLVALSYFVPAHGAIGAAWAIAIAAGVRALVQIAVAHRAYPRPFYGRRLLILWSMGLLTFWVGSRAGFDSVALSAIAKMAVVVAGTIATAAMVLDRGSMDDLRSFIGSKVSKARGRTNE from the coding sequence TTGAAGCACCTCGCGGGCGGCGCGACGATTTACGGAATGGTTGTAGTCGCGTCACGCCTGGGCTGGTTCATCCTGCTTCCGGTCTACTGGAAGTTTCTGACCCCAACGGACTTTGGCGTCATCGGGATCGTAATACTCACGCAAGGTTTTCTTGTGCCGGTGCTCGGACTCGGTTTGCACGACGCCGTTCAGCGCTATTACCCGGAGTGGAGCGAGGAGCAGCGGAGGGAGCGCCTGGGAACGATCTGGTTCGGGATCGTTGCCTGGAGCCTGGCGGTTTGTCTGTCGCTCACCATCGCGCACCGGGTGTTTAACCTAGTCTTCGAAAAGGTCGATTCTGTCCCTTTCTTTCTCGTGGGTCTCTGGACGGCATTCTTCATGACCTTGGTCGCGTTGCCGCTGTCGGTATTGCGAATCCGGGGCGAGGTGAAGCAGTTTTCCTATATCACGGCGGGGGTCTTCCTGACCCAGTCTGCGGCGAGCGTGATGATGGTTGCCGGGTTTTCGATGGGCGCGGCGGGTTATCTGCTCGGGGGCCTGATCGGAGCCGCGTGCTGGGCCGTCGGTCTCTCGGCGCACTACTGGCGCGGCGCCGTCGCTGCTTGGCGAGCGAGAAATCTTCGCGAACTGCTTTCCTACAGCCTTCCCATGGTTCCCGCGACGATCCTTGACGGAACGATCAGCCTGTTCGATCGCTACTTCCTCGACAAGCATGTTCCGCTTGCCACGATCGGTCTCTACAACGTTGCAAACCAGTTCGGATCGGCGGTTGTTGTCGTTAACCAGGGGCTCAAGTCGGCCTGGATTCCGTTTCTGTATCGTGTCATGCACGACCGCAAGGACGCGCCAGCCATCGTCGGCCTGTTTTCTTTCTACTACGTTGCCTTGCTGCTTCCGCCGGCGCTCCTGGTTGCCCTGCTTTCCAGAGAAATCATCGCGGTGTTCGACGAACGCTACCTAGAAAGCTACGCTTTCGTGCCGTGGATCGTCCTGACTGTCTACCTCCAGGCGGTTACTACGGCAATGGGACGGGGGCTGGATCTCTCCAAGAAGAACGCCCTCTGGCCTGTGATATCCGCGGTCCAGGTGGCGGCGTCACTGGTGGCGTTGAGCTACTTCGTTCCCGCTCATGGAGCGATAGGCGCCGCCTGGGCCATCGCAATTGCAGCAGGTGTGCGCGCCCTGGTGCAGATCGCGGTGGCCCACCGTGCCTATCCACGACCGTTCTATGGCCGGCGGCTCCTGATCTTGTGGTCGATGGGTTTGCTTACCTTCTGGGTCGGCTCACGAGCCGGATTCGATAGCGTCGCGCTTAGTGCCATCGCCAAGATGGCCGTCGTTGTGGCGGGTACCATCGCGACGGCGGCCATGGTGCTGGACCGCGGGTCAATGGACGACCTGCGCTCGTTTATCGGAAGCAAGGTGAGCAAGGCCAGGGGCCGGACGAACGAATGA